From Chryseobacterium shandongense, the proteins below share one genomic window:
- the pheS gene encoding phenylalanine--tRNA ligase subunit alpha, with the protein MIEKIEELLVEVNSFNATSKEEIENFRIKYNGKKGILNDFFEKFKEVPNEQKKDFGQKINTLKQAVNIKLEDLKNASASSVVVEKEDLTRPAFPLELGSRHPINLVKNRIIEIFKSIGFAVADGPEIEDDWHNFTALNLPEYHPARDMQDTFFIEQNPDILLRTHTSSVQIRYMEENQPPVRILSPGRVFRNEAVSSRSHCIFHQIEGLYIDENVSFADLKQTIQFFTTELFGKSKIRLRPSYFPFTEPSAEIDVYWGLNSETDYRITKGTGWLEIMGCGMVDPAVLKNVNIDPEKYSGYAFGMGIERIVMLLYQMSDIRMFFENDIRTLEQFKSL; encoded by the coding sequence ATGATAGAAAAGATAGAAGAGTTACTGGTTGAGGTAAACAGCTTCAATGCTACATCAAAAGAGGAGATTGAAAACTTCCGTATTAAATATAATGGCAAAAAGGGAATTCTGAATGATTTTTTTGAAAAATTCAAAGAAGTTCCTAACGAGCAGAAGAAAGATTTCGGACAGAAGATCAACACTCTGAAACAGGCAGTTAATATAAAACTGGAGGATTTGAAAAATGCTTCAGCATCTTCTGTTGTGGTAGAAAAAGAAGATCTTACAAGACCGGCCTTTCCTTTGGAACTGGGTTCAAGACATCCCATCAATCTGGTGAAAAACAGAATCATTGAAATTTTCAAATCAATCGGTTTTGCCGTAGCAGACGGACCGGAAATTGAGGACGACTGGCACAACTTCACTGCATTGAATCTCCCGGAATATCACCCCGCAAGAGACATGCAGGATACGTTTTTTATTGAGCAGAATCCTGATATTCTTTTAAGAACACATACTTCCTCGGTACAGATCCGTTATATGGAAGAAAATCAACCTCCTGTCAGAATCCTTTCTCCGGGAAGGGTGTTCAGGAATGAAGCTGTATCTTCACGGTCGCACTGTATTTTCCACCAAATCGAAGGGTTATATATTGATGAAAATGTAAGCTTTGCAGATCTTAAGCAGACTATACAGTTCTTCACAACGGAGCTTTTCGGGAAATCCAAGATCAGATTAAGACCTTCTTATTTCCCCTTTACAGAACCAAGTGCTGAAATTGATGTATATTGGGGGCTAAATTCTGAAACTGATTACAGAATTACTAAAGGTACAGGATGGCTGGAAATTATGGGATGCGGAATGGTAGATCCTGCCGTTTTGAAAAATGTAAATATTGATCCGGAAAAATATTCAGGTTATGCCTTCGGGATGGGTATTGAAAGAATTGTGATGCTTCTTTACCAGATGAGTGATATCAGGATGTTTTTCGAAAATGATATCAGAACACTGGAACAATTTAAGAGTCTTTAA